NNNNNNNNNNNNNNNNNNNNNNNNNNNNNNNNNNNNNNNNNNNNNNNNNNNNNNNNNNNNNNNNNNNNNNNNNNNNNNNNNNNNNNNNNNNNNNNNNNNNNNNNNNNNNNNNNNNNNNNNNNNNNNNNNNNNNNNNNNNNNNNNNNNNNNNNNNNNNNNNNNNNNNNNNNNNNNNNNNNNNNNNNNNNNNNNNNNNNNNNNNNNNNNNNNNNNNNNNNNNNNNNNNNNNNNNNNNNNNNNNNNNNNNNNNNNNNNNNNNNNNNNNNNNNNNNNNNNNNNNNNNNNNNNNNNNNNNNNNNNNNNNNNNNNNNNNNNNNNNNNNNNNNNNNNNNNNNNNNNNNNNNNNNNNNNNNNNNNNNNNNNNNNNAATAATTTACCTATTTGTGTTCACATAGGTGGTTAAGTACATCTCCCaacctttaaaaaattataaatatgaaatataagcATTACTACAATAGAAGCACTTTAACATATAACATTTcgaacaaatcaaattaatcattttatccATCTAtgttaactataatttttttcaaggtTAATTAGGGAAAATTTTCAAGCAACATGGATCAGAAAAAGTCTGAAAAAAATCTACAATCAAGAAagtcataaaataatatgtattaatttcagtctataacataatataatcttcaatgaaaattagtatcaagtaaaaaaaacaatcaaaacttaatacatttgaatgattttattcaaacaaaatattttaatacaatgttaaagaaaaaattcaaatttaacacactaaaatatctttgaaatggtgaattttcttctctaaataaattttcacagttttcttaaaatctttaaaagaaGCTGTTGTTTTTTTCCATACAGATTATAAGGAACtggtagaaagaaaaatattgaatagaTAAACATCCTTGTAATGGAAAAATGCTAATGAAGTAGATATATACCTGAAACCATGTCTCCTCAGTACGCATTTGAACATAGTTTGTTGATAATCNGAATTTTTGTTCTGGTTTATCCAACTTTGCAGCTAAATGAAGAACATTGTTATCGTTAAAATCAACCAATTGTACCATCATATTCTTGAAATCTCCCTGCTTTANTATTAGTTTGTATACAGCNTCTTGTCGNTGTAGAATAGCAATGTGGAGTAAGTTTCTTTGCTTGGTGGAATCCACTTCAAATAACAATTCTGGATAAtacttgaaaataaattttaaaatcatagtGTTTCCATATTTTGCAGCATCAAACATTGNTGTTGACAATTTTTCATAGTTGAGAGATTCTTCCTCTNTTCCCATTCCCTTAAACAACGATCTTACAATATCTTCATCACCAATAGCTTCCTGGGACGAAGCTATCGTTGAGTTGAAATTAGTCATACTACACACAAAAATCTagttaaataaagtaattataataCATTACTGTTGCAGTCCTAAGAGCAGCATTTCTGAACTAGAAAAATTAAGTTGGTAAAGATTAATATTAATGGAACTAACAAATTTGGGCAAGCATTTGCAAAGCTGTGAATCCCCCTTCGTTTTCCATGGTGGCCAATTTAGGATAGCGATTCAACAATTTTGATGCCACGGCTGTGATGACCAGGCATAAATCATAAggcaaaaaatgaaaaacattagACTGTGTAGTATAATAGCCTTTGAAGAAGTGAGATAGGTGCCAAAAGCTAATCCTGTTGCCACATGTAACAGATAAAATACTACATCAGCATGTTTTTCAGCTTTACTGCAACTTTGGCATATGAATGTGTCATCTCTTCTTCTGGGACCATGTTGGTCCATAAATCGCCAAGAGCGTGCGGCCAAACCGTCTGTCAGTTATCTGTATGAACTGCATATCATTAAAATCCACATGTATTGCATAGGGGACAGATTCAGTGACACGTAACTTGTTAATTTTCAGGTGTTGAATGATCAACTTcaattttctagaaaaaaaaaatataaaataaaccagTTAAAAATTGAACAAAGCTAACTAAAGTTACAGAAAAAGTCACTGAATTCATTCCTTATTGTATAacataaattcataaatgtaGGTCCCATGTTCTGCATCCCATAAGGCTAAAAGAAtgtcaagaaaaaataatgtttgacAATTAGTACATATATAATATGCTATGAAGATGCAGTATTGGTTACTTAAATTACCTTCACAAGGTTTCCACAAGAATCTAGCATGTCAGTTTTCAAAGGATACTCAACTACCTGATTCAGAACATGAAAATTAGTGAGGAGACCAATACAATGACAAATATTGAATTGAAAGTATGAAAACAGTGCGCACAATAAACGTGTTCTCTCCAAGCAATGGTGATTCTGATATTTGCCTCATCAGCACCCCATAGTCAACTTGTGTATATGGAGGGGTGACACTAATGTAATCAAATGGGCCACTGTTACCTGcatgtaaacaattcaaatttacAGCAGCAGAAGAAATCCCACGTTAATTTTGGTCTTAGCTTACTCACTTTGTTAGTTGTGTCagtggtggaagatgatgaTAGAAATATTCATtgcattttcttaaataagagTATGAACACCAGTCAAATAATGAACAAATTCTAAAACTCTTTCTGGTAAATCCTTATTACCAGAAATAAGTCGTAAAAAATAAGTGTACTATCAATGTAAAAAATCTNTGTACTATCAATGCATCCTAATTAAATTCAAAGTATGagttataaatgattttgtaaCACTATAATTTTGTGTAACCCCCTAATCCCACAACAAAGATATGCATAGAATGGANTTGAAAGGAAAAGATACACATGCCTACAAATTGCTCGGCACGTTCAAAGAATTTTTCCACACGGACAGTGTGTATGACCGAAGCATCAAGGAAACCAGTTTCCTCTAAGTTTGGACGTAAAACATCTGATACAACCCAAGGATCCATCTCAACAAAATGCACCTGATTGATCATATAAACAAGGGACTTCAgcaaaaagtattattttattcagGAATATGTAAAAACAGATTATGAAAAATCCTTTCGTGCATCTCCCTGAACTTGATGAAAATCTGTTAATATCATTTCTCAACAGAAGGCTTAGTCTGTCACTTAGGAGATAGCTCAGATAATAAGATAAGTGATCATAGTTTTTGCAAAACTCACTACTTATAGTCATAATGAATGTAAACTTGTTACTGAAAACATTAATACCTCAGAATCAAAGTTTGCTCCAATAAGATGATTTTTCCCTGATACCTGTAGGCTAAGATATGCAGGAGCATAAGTCTTTCAGAAcagattttttaaattcgaaGAGCGTCACAAGCATTTCAAAGAGAGATACAATTGAAGACAAAGTCGAATGTATACTCACCATGGATGAGAAGCTGTTCCAGATCGGCGAACTGAGAGGCTTTTGCGATTTCTCCTTTCTCGCGAAGGAGGCTGAGCCACTCCCCGAAGCCTCCGAATAAGTTTTCACCGTCGTCAACGCCACTCTCCTCTCTCATAGGgtttcttccatcttcaaattCTACAATACTCACCAGGAGTAGAGGCGTTATCACAGTTCGATCCAACGAGGTTCACCGTCGGTAGCGCCTGGAGTCGTCGCAGGTGTAGACAGTGCCAAGGCAACGCCTCCTTCTTCAATCCACAATGGCCGTCGTAACTCCAAGCCTGAAATCATGTTAATGCGTGTCACATCGCCGTCGTGGCTCGATCTTCGTCCAGTTCGCTCCACCACTGCTACCACTTTCGCCCAAATCGCGAATTCCACCACTTGAAACAGCCACGAGCCACCACTGTTGCGTGATTTCGCTATCCCCACTAGCTTCCCCTCTTCGATCGAAGGGATGAGAAATTAGGGAAGAGATCGAAGAGAGATGATGCAGATGTAAAGGGAAGAGAAAATAGGACTTTGAAATTGGAGAGACAAA
This DNA window, taken from Vigna radiata var. radiata cultivar VC1973A chromosome 5, Vradiata_ver6, whole genome shotgun sequence, encodes the following:
- the LOC106761546 gene encoding uncharacterized protein LOC106761546 isoform X3 — its product is MTNFNSTIASSQEAIGDEDIVRSLFKGMGXEEESLNYEKLSTXMFDAAKYGNTMILKFIFKYYPELLFEVDSTKQRNLLHIAILXRQXAVYKLIXKQGDFKNMMVQLVDFNDNNVLHLAAKLDKPEQKFXLSTNYVQMRTEETWFQVCDIAVLDISATTIDQDESNVKNIPSSKGLVLCLKDDNRLNVKNFFTELDDSIADKLLLD
- the LOC106761546 gene encoding uncharacterized protein LOC106761546 isoform X2, with amino-acid sequence MTNFNSTIASSQEAIGDEDIVRSLFKGMGXEEESLNYEKLSTXMFDAAKYGNTMILKFIFKYYPELLFEVDSTKQRNLLHIAILXRQXAVYKLIXKQGDFKNMMVQLVDFNDNNVLHLAAKLDKPEQKFXLSTNYVQMRTEETWFQVCDIAVLDISATTIDQDESNVKNIPSSKGFNFDTEDGDKVLPGFLDSIIGIHXGESKSFPLVFPETWKQENLRGVHAQFNRNMAEKTGEECTNH
- the LOC106761546 gene encoding uncharacterized protein LOC106761546 isoform X1; translation: MTNFNSTIASSQEAIGDEDIVRSLFKGMGXEEESLNYEKLSTXMFDAAKYGNTMILKFIFKYYPELLFEVDSTKQRNLLHIAILXRQXAVYKLIXKQGDFKNMMVQLVDFNDNNVLHLAAKLDKPEQKFXLSTNYVQMRTEETWFQVCDIAVLDISATTIDQDESNVKNIPSSKGFNFDTEDGDKVLPGFLDSIIGIHXGESKSFPLVFPETWKQENLRGVHAQFNNWMILLLISFSWIKADQFFVIINIGSTVNILYILQIXLYSKPHGKPVFGL
- the LOC106761148 gene encoding uncharacterized protein LOC106761148, translating into MISGLELRRPLWIEEGGVALALSTPATTPGATDGEPRWIELIRRLRGVAQPPSRERRNRKSLSVRRSGTASHPCLQVSGKNHLIGANFDSEVHFVEMDPWVVSDVLRPNLEETGFLDASVIHTVRVEKFFERAEQFVGNSGPFDYISVTPPYTQVDYGVLMRQISESPLLGENTFIVVEYPLKTDMLDSCGNLVKITDRRFGRTLLAIYGPTWSQKKR